From Streptomyces sp. HUAS MG91, the proteins below share one genomic window:
- a CDS encoding peptidase — translation MTSCTACPYPSHTQFASPDLVGPIVNEGFDRALDPAWADSGAATVEDYARWCGHLCGATCLRMALGAGAPSLFELRDGAVKFGAYTVDADGDIHGMIYAPAVAYLRRTHGMAAEVHRELTAGGIGALLDAGRLVVASVHYAIRRPHEPSPGRGGHLVLVTARTADGSGYHFHNPSGTDAATRTASLPVERFAEFFAGRGMSLVPGPATAPEA, via the coding sequence GTGACCTCCTGCACCGCCTGCCCGTATCCGAGTCACACCCAGTTCGCCTCGCCGGACCTCGTCGGGCCCATCGTGAACGAGGGGTTCGACCGGGCCCTGGACCCCGCGTGGGCCGACTCGGGAGCGGCGACGGTCGAGGACTACGCACGCTGGTGCGGGCACCTGTGCGGGGCGACCTGTCTGCGGATGGCACTCGGCGCCGGGGCGCCGTCCCTCTTCGAACTGCGCGACGGGGCAGTGAAGTTCGGCGCGTACACGGTGGATGCGGACGGCGACATCCACGGCATGATCTACGCGCCGGCCGTGGCGTACCTGCGCCGGACCCACGGCATGGCGGCGGAGGTGCACCGGGAGCTGACGGCGGGCGGCATCGGCGCGCTCCTCGACGCGGGCCGGCTGGTCGTCGCCTCCGTCCACTACGCGATCCGCCGCCCGCACGAACCGTCGCCCGGCCGGGGCGGCCATCTGGTCCTGGTCACCGCCCGTACGGCGGACGGTTCGGGCTACCACTTCCACAACCCCTCGGGCACGGACGCGGCGACCCGCACCGCGTCGCTGCCGGTGGAGCGGTTCGCGGAGTTCTTCGCGGGACGCGGCATGTCGCTCGTCCCCGGACCCGCGACGGCACCGGAGGCGTAA